In one Aquabacterium sp. OR-4 genomic region, the following are encoded:
- a CDS encoding LacI family DNA-binding transcriptional regulator, with the protein MPATIKDVARAAGVSVATVSRAMNGHSNVLPDTRERILSVAKSLRFTPSGAARSLIMRRTETIGALLPDLHGEFFSELIRGIDQAARARGLHLLVSSSHGDADEAVAALRAMAGRVDGVLIMAPQADAPALLEHLAPRLPTVLLNSPEPAADERGTAARRLPSFTIDNVDGGRAMTAHLAAQGRCRIAFIGGPAANHEAQARRQGYREALAALARPQVPIEFDGDFTEAAGQAVGRRIAALPVAQRPDAVFAANDMMAIGCLVALAEAGIAVPGEVALGGFDDIPIARYVTPPLSTVHVPIAELGAAALAALADGIEAAQASNDELAETGPAADPDTDTGTAANANANAARAPAPALRQVLPVRLVVRRSSGAAAVPGAGLPAPVSETRRAPRRAVPKP; encoded by the coding sequence ATGCCCGCCACGATCAAGGACGTTGCCCGCGCCGCCGGTGTCTCGGTGGCCACGGTGTCGCGGGCCATGAACGGCCACAGCAACGTGCTGCCCGACACCCGCGAGCGCATCCTGTCGGTGGCCAAGAGCCTGCGCTTCACGCCCTCGGGTGCGGCGCGCAGCCTGATCATGCGGCGCACCGAGACCATCGGCGCGCTGCTGCCCGACCTGCACGGCGAGTTCTTCTCCGAGCTGATCCGCGGCATCGACCAGGCCGCCCGGGCGCGCGGCCTGCACCTGCTGGTGAGCAGCTCGCACGGCGATGCCGACGAGGCCGTGGCCGCGCTGCGGGCCATGGCCGGGCGGGTGGACGGCGTGCTGATCATGGCGCCGCAGGCCGATGCGCCGGCGCTGCTGGAGCATCTGGCGCCGCGGCTGCCGACGGTGCTGCTGAACTCGCCCGAACCCGCCGCCGACGAGCGCGGCACGGCCGCGCGCCGCCTGCCCAGCTTCACCATCGACAACGTCGACGGCGGCCGCGCAATGACCGCCCACCTGGCAGCCCAGGGCCGTTGTCGCATCGCCTTCATCGGTGGCCCGGCCGCCAACCACGAGGCCCAGGCGCGGCGCCAGGGTTACCGCGAGGCGCTGGCCGCACTGGCCCGGCCGCAGGTGCCGATCGAGTTCGACGGCGACTTCACTGAGGCGGCCGGCCAGGCGGTGGGCCGCCGCATCGCCGCGCTGCCGGTGGCGCAGCGGCCCGATGCGGTGTTTGCCGCCAACGACATGATGGCCATCGGCTGCCTGGTGGCGCTGGCCGAGGCCGGTATCGCCGTGCCGGGCGAGGTGGCGCTGGGCGGCTTTGACGACATCCCGATCGCGCGTTATGTAACGCCGCCGCTGTCCACCGTGCACGTGCCCATCGCCGAGCTGGGCGCGGCCGCGCTGGCGGCGCTGGCCGATGGCATCGAGGCCGCCCAGGCCTCCAACGACGAGCTTGCCGAGACCGGCCCCGCAGCCGACCCCGACACCGATACCGGCACCGCCGCCAACGCCAACGCCAACGCCGCCCGCGCGCCCGCACCGGCGCTGCGCCAGGTGCTGCCGGTCAGGCTGGTGGTGCGGCGCTCCTCGGGCGCGGCGGCCGTGCCCGGCGCCGGCCTGCCGGCCCCTGTTTCCGAGACCAGACGCGCCCCGAGGCGCGCAGTGCCCAAACCCTGA
- a CDS encoding ABC transporter ATP-binding protein: MSHTMAAAAPGAPLLQVKNLVKRFPIRGGLLQRVVDQVHAVDGVSFELQRGETLGLVGESGCGKSTTGRCILRLIEPTEGEVIFDGRSVTQASKSELRALARDMQIIFQDPYASLNPRMTVASIIGEALTIHKLAPTREAWRARIVELLELVGLSADHLRRYPHEFSGGQRQRIGIARALAVNPKLIVCDEAVSALDVSIQAQVINLLEDLQHKLGLTYVFIAHDLSVVEHTSDRVAVMYLGRIVELATAQALYTRPQHPYTEALLSAVPIPDPTVRRQRIRLQGDVPSPINPPPGCHFHTRCPHAEARCRSESPTLRDVGEGHWVACHLRR, from the coding sequence ATGAGCCACACCATGGCAGCGGCGGCACCGGGCGCGCCGCTTCTTCAGGTCAAGAACCTGGTCAAGCGCTTTCCGATCCGTGGCGGCCTGCTGCAGCGGGTGGTCGACCAGGTGCACGCCGTCGATGGCGTGAGCTTCGAGCTGCAGCGTGGCGAAACGCTGGGCCTGGTGGGCGAGTCGGGCTGCGGCAAGAGCACCACCGGGCGCTGCATCCTGCGCCTGATCGAGCCCACCGAGGGTGAGGTGATCTTCGATGGCCGCAGCGTCACGCAGGCCAGCAAGTCCGAGCTGCGGGCGCTGGCGCGCGACATGCAGATCATCTTCCAGGACCCGTATGCCAGCCTGAACCCGCGCATGACGGTGGCCTCGATCATTGGCGAGGCGCTCACCATCCACAAGCTGGCGCCCACGCGCGAGGCCTGGCGCGCGCGCATCGTCGAGCTGCTCGAGCTGGTGGGCCTGTCGGCCGACCACCTGCGGCGTTATCCGCACGAGTTCTCGGGCGGCCAGCGCCAGCGCATCGGCATTGCCCGCGCGCTGGCGGTGAACCCCAAGCTGATCGTCTGCGACGAGGCGGTGAGCGCGCTCGACGTGTCGATCCAGGCCCAGGTGATCAACCTGCTGGAAGACCTGCAGCACAAGCTGGGCCTGACCTATGTGTTCATCGCGCACGACCTCAGCGTGGTGGAGCACACCAGCGACCGCGTGGCGGTGATGTACCTGGGCCGCATCGTCGAGCTGGCCACCGCGCAGGCGCTGTACACGCGGCCGCAGCATCCCTACACCGAGGCCTTGCTGTCGGCGGTGCCGATCCCCGACCCCACGGTCAGGCGCCAGCGCATCCGGCTGCAGGGCGACGTGCCCAGCCCGATCAACCCGCCCCCGGGTTGCCACTTCCACACCCGCTGCCCGCATGCCGAGGCACGCTGCCGCAGCGAGTCGCCGACGCTGCGCGATGTGGGCGAGGGCCACTGGGTGGCTTGCCACCTGCGCCGTTGA
- a CDS encoding TonB-dependent receptor, with product MKTRQHLALSLLAAAALSLLGLPAQAQLSSATLKGQVHTASGAPAKGGLLVLAINRDTGSTYRSSTRNDGGYTLVGLAPGAYSIRISADGASVASEVILLQVGETASLDLALGANQQVIISGTVQRKDVRTSEVGTNVSRKIIEALPQVTRNFLSAADLAPGVRFETDAGGNTRLRGGAQNQDAVNVYIDGMGQKNNILRGGLAGQDTSEGNPFPQSAIAEYKVLTQNYKAELEQVSSAAITAITKSGTNTLQGEAYVNRLGSSSRAYSPVEREAEANGTPRPSFTQMEYGFNLGGALQPNTLHYLLAYDGKTIDRPKQIVGRNFDKFAGNPGLVAALAAQRGGFVQKFDEHLLFGKLNANLSDEQRLEFSFKFRQEDSYKLESDIATARSALNNNNDETRLDLKHEWARGDWLNEARVAWESARWNPQSDAADPLVRYKYSPTTEIRNIQDLMTDGGSPNAQDRKQSGLTLKNDLTYTGLRGHVLKGGAQWKAMDYALGGTAFRVDAVDVVVDNTTGLPYYNGNTCTGSNIASNGLSSDQCRITRAIPPVAADFRNNQFGLYLQDDWTVSRQLELNLGLRWDYEDNMLNNDYVTPADRVAALRGLDGRTVAGITAPAGQTYAQSLAKGGVNIDDYIATGSSRKSFKGALAPRLGASFDLSGNKATVLFGGWGRSYDRTMANHALDELQKNKQTGGEIWLVRNELKMPYADQMSIGLRQAVMAWNLEFTLSDIHAKNQFVWSGGNRDPNGGYGTQSPIDPLWGGPNGFGTLILGDTVGENRAKSLFVKADKPYTLDSGWSASVAYTYTDARTTHKEWDDNIFDWTHGRSTHGWNPSKLTERHRVVAAGVADGLLPWGVQVSGKLTYGSGLPRRVTSCAAGWNQCVYVKADGDRFSQVDLGLSKDLVLGPGRLRLRVDVLNLFNTDNWGYYDDWGGGPGNPQNAYGGDNANVGKRTGLRGDMRTVKLTLGYAF from the coding sequence ATGAAGACCCGACAACACCTTGCGCTGAGCCTGCTGGCGGCTGCGGCGCTCAGCCTGCTGGGCCTGCCCGCGCAGGCCCAGCTCAGCAGCGCCACCCTGAAGGGCCAGGTGCACACCGCCAGCGGCGCGCCGGCCAAGGGCGGCCTGCTGGTGCTGGCCATCAACCGCGACACCGGCAGCACCTACCGCAGCAGCACCCGCAACGATGGCGGCTACACCCTGGTGGGCCTGGCCCCCGGGGCCTACTCGATCCGCATCAGTGCCGACGGGGCCAGCGTGGCCTCCGAGGTCATCTTGCTGCAGGTGGGCGAGACCGCGTCGCTCGACCTGGCGCTGGGTGCCAACCAGCAGGTCATCATCAGCGGCACGGTGCAGCGCAAGGATGTGCGCACCTCCGAGGTGGGCACCAACGTGTCGCGCAAGATCATCGAGGCCCTGCCGCAGGTCACGCGCAACTTCCTCAGCGCGGCCGATCTGGCGCCGGGCGTGCGCTTCGAGACCGATGCCGGCGGCAACACCCGGCTGCGCGGCGGCGCGCAGAACCAGGATGCGGTCAACGTCTACATCGACGGCATGGGCCAGAAGAACAACATCCTGCGCGGCGGCCTGGCGGGCCAGGACACCAGCGAGGGCAATCCGTTTCCGCAGAGCGCCATCGCCGAGTACAAGGTGCTGACCCAGAACTACAAGGCCGAGCTCGAGCAGGTCAGCTCGGCGGCCATCACCGCCATCACCAAGAGCGGCACCAACACGCTGCAGGGCGAGGCCTACGTCAACCGCCTGGGCAGCAGCTCGCGCGCCTACAGCCCTGTGGAACGCGAGGCCGAGGCCAACGGCACGCCGCGGCCGTCGTTCACGCAGATGGAGTACGGCTTCAACCTGGGCGGTGCGCTGCAGCCCAACACCCTGCACTACCTGCTGGCCTACGACGGCAAGACCATCGACCGGCCCAAGCAGATCGTCGGCCGCAACTTCGACAAGTTCGCCGGCAACCCCGGCCTGGTGGCGGCGCTGGCCGCCCAGCGTGGCGGCTTCGTGCAGAAGTTCGACGAGCATCTGCTGTTCGGCAAGCTCAACGCCAACCTGTCCGACGAGCAGCGCCTGGAGTTCAGCTTCAAGTTCCGCCAGGAAGACAGCTACAAGCTCGAGAGCGACATCGCCACCGCGCGCTCGGCGCTGAACAACAACAACGACGAGACGCGGCTCGACCTGAAGCACGAATGGGCCCGCGGCGACTGGCTCAACGAGGCCCGCGTGGCCTGGGAAAGCGCGCGCTGGAACCCGCAGTCCGACGCCGCCGACCCGCTGGTGCGCTACAAGTACTCGCCCACCACCGAGATCCGCAACATCCAGGATCTGATGACCGACGGCGGCTCGCCCAATGCGCAAGACCGCAAGCAGAGCGGCCTGACCCTCAAGAACGACCTCACCTACACCGGCCTGCGCGGCCATGTGCTCAAGGGTGGGGCGCAGTGGAAGGCGATGGACTATGCGCTGGGCGGCACGGCCTTTCGCGTGGATGCGGTGGATGTGGTGGTCGACAACACCACCGGTCTGCCCTACTACAACGGCAACACCTGCACCGGCAGCAACATCGCCAGCAACGGCCTGAGCAGCGACCAGTGCCGCATCACCCGCGCCATCCCGCCGGTGGCGGCCGACTTCCGCAACAACCAGTTCGGCCTGTACCTGCAGGACGACTGGACCGTGTCGCGCCAGCTCGAGCTCAACCTGGGCCTGCGCTGGGACTACGAAGACAACATGCTCAACAACGACTACGTCACGCCGGCTGATCGCGTGGCGGCCCTGCGCGGCCTGGACGGCCGCACCGTGGCCGGCATCACCGCACCGGCGGGCCAGACCTACGCGCAGTCGCTGGCCAAGGGCGGCGTCAACATCGACGACTACATCGCCACCGGCAGCAGCCGCAAGTCGTTCAAGGGCGCGCTGGCGCCGCGCCTGGGTGCCAGCTTCGACCTCAGCGGCAACAAGGCCACGGTGCTGTTCGGCGGCTGGGGCCGCAGCTACGACCGCACCATGGCCAACCATGCGCTCGACGAGCTGCAGAAGAACAAGCAGACCGGCGGCGAGATCTGGCTGGTGCGCAACGAGCTGAAGATGCCCTATGCCGACCAGATGAGCATCGGCCTGCGGCAGGCCGTGATGGCCTGGAACCTGGAGTTCACGCTGAGCGACATCCACGCCAAGAACCAGTTCGTCTGGTCCGGCGGCAACCGCGACCCCAACGGCGGCTACGGCACGCAAAGCCCGATCGATCCGCTGTGGGGCGGGCCCAATGGCTTCGGCACGCTGATCCTGGGTGACACGGTGGGCGAGAACCGCGCCAAGTCGCTGTTCGTGAAGGCCGACAAGCCCTACACGCTCGACAGCGGCTGGTCGGCCAGCGTGGCCTACACCTACACCGACGCGCGCACCACGCACAAGGAGTGGGACGACAACATCTTCGACTGGACCCACGGCCGTTCCACCCACGGCTGGAATCCGTCCAAGCTGACCGAGCGCCACCGCGTGGTGGCCGCCGGCGTGGCCGACGGCCTGCTGCCCTGGGGCGTGCAGGTCTCGGGCAAGCTCACCTACGGCAGCGGCCTGCCGCGCCGGGTCACCAGCTGCGCGGCGGGCTGGAACCAGTGCGTCTACGTCAAGGCCGATGGCGACCGCTTCAGCCAGGTGGATCTGGGCCTGTCCAAGGACCTGGTGCTGGGCCCCGGCCGGCTGCGCCTGCGCGTCGATGTGCTGAACCTGTTCAACACCGACAACTGGGGCTACTACGACGACTGGGGCGGTGGCCCCGGCAACCCGCAGAACGCCTATGGCGGCGACAACGCCAACGTGGGCAAGCGCACCGGCCTGCGCGGCGACATGCGCACCGTCAAGCTGACCCTGGGCTACGCCTTCTGA
- a CDS encoding ABC transporter ATP-binding protein yields MALLEIQGLKTHFKTDDGWLHAVDGVDIAIEAGQTVCVVGESGCGKSVTAKTVMKLIDMPPGKIVAGRVLWQGRDLVPLGAAEMQKIRAKEIAMIFQEPMTSLNPVFTVGEQIAESVRLHEGLSRAEALNRAVEMLRLVGIPTPERRVKDYPHQFSGGMRQRVMIAIALACSPKLLIADEPTTALDVTIQAQILDLMQDLKERTGTAVMLITHAMGVVAEVAQKVVVMYAGQVVEEANVHDLFARPLHPYTQGLIRSIPRIDTAATHKQRLEAIPGSVPKLIEPAAGCRFAQRCARAEPACRGATPPLRTLDGGHKVACFLAEAA; encoded by the coding sequence ATGGCACTTCTCGAGATCCAGGGCCTCAAGACCCACTTCAAGACCGACGACGGCTGGCTGCATGCGGTGGACGGCGTCGACATCGCCATCGAGGCCGGCCAGACCGTGTGCGTGGTGGGTGAATCGGGCTGCGGCAAGAGCGTCACCGCCAAGACGGTGATGAAGCTGATCGACATGCCGCCCGGCAAGATCGTGGCCGGCCGCGTGCTGTGGCAGGGCCGCGACCTGGTGCCGCTGGGCGCGGCCGAGATGCAGAAGATCCGCGCCAAGGAGATCGCGATGATCTTCCAGGAGCCGATGACCAGCCTGAACCCGGTGTTCACGGTGGGCGAGCAGATCGCCGAGAGCGTGCGCCTGCACGAGGGCCTGTCGCGCGCCGAGGCGCTGAACCGCGCGGTGGAGATGCTGCGCCTGGTGGGCATCCCCACGCCCGAGCGCCGCGTCAAGGACTACCCGCACCAGTTCTCGGGCGGCATGCGCCAGCGCGTGATGATCGCCATCGCGCTGGCCTGCTCGCCCAAGCTGCTGATCGCCGACGAGCCCACCACCGCGCTCGACGTCACCATCCAGGCGCAGATCCTCGACCTGATGCAGGACCTGAAGGAGCGCACCGGCACCGCGGTAATGCTGATCACCCACGCCATGGGCGTGGTGGCCGAGGTGGCGCAGAAGGTGGTGGTGATGTATGCCGGCCAGGTGGTGGAGGAGGCGAACGTGCACGACCTGTTCGCGCGGCCGCTGCACCCCTACACGCAGGGCCTGATCCGCTCGATTCCGCGCATCGACACCGCGGCCACGCACAAGCAGCGGCTGGAGGCCATTCCGGGCAGCGTGCCCAAGCTGATCGAGCCCGCCGCCGGCTGCCGCTTTGCCCAGCGCTGCGCGCGCGCCGAACCGGCCTGCCGCGGCGCCACGCCGCCGCTGCGCACGCTGGATGGTGGCCACAAGGTGGCGTGTTTTCTGGCGGAGGCCGCATGA